One window of the Elusimicrobium sp. An273 genome contains the following:
- the fabZ gene encoding 3-hydroxyacyl-ACP dehydratase FabZ, with translation MSAKSASLKDFLTMTPVKIYDQEHIKSNIPHREPFLLVDEVWELDPDKKYLGIRHVRPDEYYFQGHFPGRPVMPGVLVVESMSQAFGGAIMSRTVGENKGIPLFLSIDEAKFRGMVQPGDTLQMPIEVLRLGKIAKIYAEAYVNGKLCAQATLNFILGETSHV, from the coding sequence ATGAGTGCCAAATCTGCCAGTTTAAAAGATTTCCTGACCATGACCCCTGTCAAAATTTACGATCAGGAACATATTAAAAGCAATATCCCCCACCGCGAGCCGTTTTTGCTCGTAGATGAGGTGTGGGAGCTGGATCCCGACAAAAAATACTTGGGCATCCGGCACGTCCGCCCGGACGAATACTACTTTCAGGGCCACTTTCCCGGCCGGCCGGTAATGCCGGGCGTACTGGTGGTAGAAAGCATGTCCCAGGCGTTTGGCGGCGCCATTATGAGCCGCACCGTCGGTGAGAACAAAGGAATCCCGCTGTTTTTAAGTATCGACGAGGCCAAATTCCGCGGGATGGTGCAGCCCGGCGATACGCTGCAAATGCCCATTGAAGTGCTGCGTTTGGGCAAAATTGCCAAAATTTATGCGGAAGCTTACGTGAACGGCAAGTTGTGCGCGCAAGCCACCCTGAACTTCATCCTAGG